The nucleotide window TCTCTGACTTTTCTCCCCTACTTAAAGAAGAGGGATGTTGGATCATATTTGTCTTTAATGGTGAAGATTTGAGCTCTAATTAGAGCCCCCAATCAGAAGAAAAGAAGTCATATGGCAAAAGAGTGTAATAACAAGCGTATAACAGCATTATGCGCTATCTCACTGTGCAGCTGGACAGGAAGACGCTatgtaatattttgtgttatcaacattttacctgggaaatgtgtgtgtgtgttcctgtgtgcaGTAGAATCCAGCAGACACACCTCTGTGCAGCAGAATCTTTGAGCAGGCTGTGTGCCGGTGTAGACAGCTCACGTAGAGAGGGGAGCCCAAATGGGATACTTCATAATCTGGATCTACTCCATGAGACAGCAGGGACTCTACACACTGGCTGTTACctattacatacacacacacgtttaaaGAAAGACATTATCTTATACATGTTTTCACCATTTCTATTGTAGTTAGAGATTACAACAACATGACCTCTCAGGTGTAGCTCCCCTGACTGATCTGATTTATCTTTTTATAATGCCACCATGCAAAAGTTACTCACTTCATACAAATGAACCAAAATCTGGTTACTAGAGATCCAAATATAGCCACACATAAGCGCTGCTTACTGGACTGTTCAGTTATATTCTGGACACTAAATTCCTGCTCCTTGTATTTACCTCTCTTGCAGGCTTCATGCAGAGCTGAGGGgaagtgtgtgtatggtgtgtttgtgtgtgccccATTCTGCAGCAAAATATCCATACAACCAACACTCCCAGAGGCACAACAGTTGTACAGAGGAGTTATACCATCAATGGTAGCAGCATTcacctgtaaacacacagactgatTAGAGCAAAACTAACAGTCTATATGAACCTGTATAGCTTAGCTACATATATGTAGCTATACAAATGATGCATAAGTACAAGTGACACTCAGAAGTGGTTTAATAATACTGCTAATGTGCCAGATGGTCGACACAGAAATGATATAATAATGCTGATGATAAGAAGAATATTTACATAAGCTCCAGCATGTATTAATGCTCTGACACAGGCAACATGTCCTGACAGGCAGGCTTCATGTAGAGGGGTCACATGGTCGATGGTGACAATGTTGGCGTGGTAGCCCtgaaaataaaagcacacattAGATGAGAGGCACATTGCCTTGTTCTAATCACTGTCGGATTTGAATGAATTTTGAGgaaattattgtttattgtttctgcttattttactgtaaagcactttggtaaGCCatggctgttttaaatgtgctatataaataaagatgacattgacattgacattgacattgtaGTGTTGATAAGTTGGAATACTGTCACATTATCCAGAGTTCTCTCTTCATGGCATGAATTCTGGTCTAGTATGAAAAAGACATCTTGCTTTTATGTAATACTGGTTTTAATGTTCACCAATAAGAACAGGCAAACATTATCAGAGCACAAAGTTTTTATAGCCATGATTAAGAATAGATTACTTATTTAtgtgaaacaggaaacacataATCATGCAAAATGTCTCACATACAAGCTGAATAGTTCCCATTCTGTAACTCAGTGACACTGCTTGaattttacatattttccaTAGAAGTATAATTTGGTCTTCTCTCACTTACAATACTGTGTCACAGTGTAACACACACCATTTGTACTTTTGTGACCTCAAATTGAAACAGACGTGAATTTGACTCATCTCTTACTGACGAGGAAGGAAACATTACCAAGAATTGCATTTTAAATGGTATTTGGTACAAAGCTTGTAAGCTACTGGTTATTTTTAGTAAATTGAAAATAGCTTTCGGTCTCATATTTAGAGGTTTAGTAATGAAATTCAGAGTAATGTATGAGACATGAATATCGTAATGTCTTGcctgttaaaaaatataataaaataactgtGTTATTCTTCTTTTATCAAAAAGTAAAATTCCAAATTTTGATTGATTGTAGAATTAATCAAAGGTGGAAAAACCATAAAAAGACACTTTTGAGAAAcagttttaattaattacattttgtaacATGGAAAAACAATTTCAATCATGAGCAGTCATTCAGTTTAATAACACTGACCAAGACAGTCCACAGGTTCATTTGACACCCTATCTCCTGAGCCAAGTTAACAGAGCCTCTAATGGCCTACTGCTGAGTGATGGAAACACATTTGTAAGTACCTGTCTGAGTCTGGCCTGTTGTGTTCCCATCTCAACATCTTCATCTTTCTCATTAAAATAACCTTTTGTGCTCTCCGCCCACTAgtgtctctctccctgtgtgtgagTTTCAGGGTTAGCGTCAGGTGTGTGGTTGCCATCAATAATCTAATCATCTGCTCACTACTTAGACCAAGCTCAAACTCTCAGATTCTCACCAGATTGTAGATGCAGCTCCGTTGTCAGTCTCTCTCCAGCCATTACTCAGTCTGTCCTGTTGGGTATATTGGTGTACTAATACCTGTTTCTCTCTCCGGACCTTTGCCTTGACTCCTGCCTCTAGCTCCAGCCCTCACCTGCCTGTTGTCAGTCCTGGACCAAGCCTCAATAAGTTCAGTGCTGAACCCAGTACTCTTCAAAGTGACTGTTTAGAGTTTTTCTGAAATAgttctttgtgtctgtgtcaatAACTCCTTTAACTACTTAATCAACCATTGTTGACTGTTTGATGGCATACAAAACTGCATGTCATAGCAACCCATTTCTGTCAGCCCTCCAACCTGTTGAACCATATCTCCAACATCCTCTGGTCACCTATACATGACAACATATGAAGCGTTAGGTCAATTCAAGCCCATCCAAAGAGCTGTTGTTGCAACAACAattctgcagctcctctctccATTAAAGGATGTAAACACTCCACACTATGGGAGTCTTACTGTGGAACGTTCCCATCAGAAGGTTGATCCTGGTCTCTGTCAACCGAGGCATCTACATCAAGTTCTGCTTTAAGATAGCCGGGCACTTTTCCAACCGACCTTAGTGATATGCAATAAATAATGATGAGAGACACTAATAGCCCCCTTATCTTTAACGTCATTCACTACCCAATCCATGCAGTTCATGTTTTGGGCAGGACCCCAACTCCAACTCAGTCCAAGCCTGATATTTGTCCTGTTTGTCACTTGAGTTGCCGTCTCCAAATGCAGCTTGGTTACCCAGCCTGAGAACTTGGTATCAGCAGATGCAGTCAGTGCTAATACAAAGGCAAAGTCAATTTATTAACATCCAGAGCAGTTTACCAACCACAATAGACAACCAGCTGTCCTCAGTGAAAACAAAAGTGTATTGTCAATGCCACTTGATAATGTTTAGGTAAACTGATAATTTGCTAATCTGTACATAACAAGGCAAAATAATTTATATCTGCAGTGTGaaacttttgtctcccccttctggtaGTGAGAGTAAATAGTAGTTACCTGGGTGTAACTAACGACAGAGTGTCACAGCCCCCATGAAGTGACTTGTTTCActgtcagaatttgatccatgcagcccaataacatttggaaagtctagaagagcctGTCTATTCTGCATCCCATGAACCTGTcatttatgtacatatttatgtttttggctGGAGCCATGACCATTACCACCAGAGCAGTGATGAGGGTGGTGCTGCCCAGTTTTActacacaaaaaacaaagaagaagaccTTAATTTATAAAGTGTTGAACTGAAGCAGACAGCGAGTGGCCCCTATATGCCTCTACACTGCATTACTTTCAGTAAAAAGATCTCTCAATCTTTGCCATTCACTCTATAGGTCTGTTCAGATGTTGGATCTTTTGCTTTCACAAATTGATTATTTATGATGGAGACACGCGACAAGGGCACTCAAAACAAGAGCAACGCTGTCATGGTGCACATTCGCTGTGatccatctgttttttttgAACATGTCCACAGCACACTGAGATGGaaacttttcagttttttgaaaTGCAGCAAGTGCACCTCAGGTCATGTGACCGTGCCTAAGACATTTGGTAAAATAAAGCAAGCAAACATAAAACtggaaaaatatttatattttactccAATCAAAGAGGACATTGATACTCAAATCAAATGCATACAGTGCACATTGCAACCAGTACAATTGTTTCAGTGCTGTAACTAATGTGCTTCAAAAGCTTATTTAGGCtatgaattacattttcacaacagTATGCCTTCTTGTTCATTTGTTAAGCAGTAggaaaattatgtatttttcttatttattgttaaatatgGATTTGGGCATGGAACATGTGCCACAACGATGTTCACATTCCTATTGGCAGCTTGCTGTTACTGTCCTGTACACTCGTAGTTTTGGGTAACTGAACGAAAAAGCTTGTATGTAATCCCACAAGCACTAGTGAGCAGATTGGGTTTTGAATTATACTGCCACCCTGTGGTTCAAACAAACTATAGTTACTCCACAAAAATTTAGTGTGTCTCTGGTCTATCTACTgctacacataaacacacaataaacacacacacacacacacacacacacacacacacacacacacacacacacacacacacacacacacacacacacacacacacacacacacacacacacacacaccttttgtCCCCCACATTTCTGAAATGACCCCCTGTTCATGTGCAATGTTGTCAACTGTGTAGTCAACATTAAGAATCTAAAATAATGCAATACGCATTCAAATGACgtccttttctctgtgtgtagtTATTACCTGGGCCAGCAGAGTGCGCAGCGCCAGCAATCGACCCTGAGAAGCTGCTTCATGAAGAGGGGAGCGATCTGCCCACGACCCTGGaacaacagacagagagacactgagTGAACTGTCTGATGTTGGACATTGAATAGTAAACAGCcacaacacaaaatgttttggtTGACAGCGTACATATCCAGAAATGATCCTTTTCACCTGGCACAGAATCTTTTGCTTAGCAGTCATGATTTCCAGGATACTGACATACCAACTATGAAGGCAAGTGCTCCAGGTTCAGTTGTACCAAGTACATCATTTCTTTACTGATTTTCACAACATATAATTGCAATAGcttcacatttcaaaaaaatgtttcaccattttattgtttttctgctACAACAACTATATCATAAATATTTAGACATCTAGATGAATGTCAGTCACATTAAAAGTGGACCACAAAGATCTCGTTTTtagtgctgaaatgattagtcaaCAACTTGTTCGAGTCAGTTCACTGCTTATCATTTATTAAGCAAACACTGGTTACTGCCTGTTTGttcatacaaacaaaacaaatgatatgAACACGTCACCTGCTTGGACTATTGGCATTTTCTGACACTGTAGCAGACAGCCGTGGACACAGTGACTGAGATCAATGAGCAGCGGCAATTTGCAGGTGGTTTTAATTTGCCACCaggattttatttatctataagCAAAAAGAACATGACTAAAGGCCTAAAATATCTACATATAACAGAAGCTGAAGCAGGATGTCAGCACTGCTCCTTGTGGTTATATTTTGGTCTCAACAGGTGTGACAGAAGTAGCTACACTTCAGTATAcaccacataaacacatatCATATCTACAACACACCCATATCTCCGTCTCCCCATGGTCCATCCAACCACTGGTAGatataagacattttaaatgaaagcagGAGTGAAAAGCCGTCCACACCTCCTGTTTGTCCTTATGTCGAGTCTGTTAAACTGGAAGATCATGTTACTAGCTAGCCACACTGAACACTGACAACAGACTGCAACTGAAACTAAAAATAACCACTAACTTGCTTACTAGCTAACTGAGTAACTAGCTGGATAGATGTCTGGCTGCTTGTATCACAGGTAGAACTAACTGATGGAACTAATCTGCTTAACCAGCAGGCCCACAGTGTTGCTCATCGCCTCAGCCATTGAACCCCATCCTGCCGTCACATATTAAAATGACCAATGAGGTCATTTCTGTCCCTGGCTTCCTCTGGGTGGAACAGTGCAGCAGCCATTTTGAAAAGGTCATCAGCAACAGCATCAACAGAGATGGCCACAGAGGGCATTTCTACCCCTCCTTTATTTGGCACATTAACTACCTGTCTCAATATTATCCTCTTTATCTTTGTGACacatcatttttctctctttaaataATTTCTAGTATTTTCTTCCCTTTATACATTTGTCTTCACGACTTGTTAATGTCCCTCTATTTTCTATGATTGTTTACACAAGACTGCATGTTGTCACTTTATTGCAGGAccagtatattattattattaggcaATATTAGAAGTGTCATGACAGCTCTGCCTTTGTTAATTGATGATGATTTGTAAAGATCAACAGATCATTGGGTTTATGCCCTGACAACATTCATCCATTTTCACATTCTGCTTTAAAAGACAGGTTACATGGTACCAAGTGTGATAACATCACCATATTTTTGGGAAGATGTAAGACCATAtgcttttaatcatttatttgaaatgtaataataataacttaattcCCCAGTCAATTGGGAACAACCTGTTAAACAGTTTCCTCACCAGCAAAAAGCCAACACCTGCTGTAGATAGTTTTATCCATCCAGCTCGGAGGATGGCTTGTTTTGGTTATGTTGTAGCTCATTGCCTACCTTACTAAGGTAGGactttgtgttttaataatgtttcaTAGTCTACAAACTGTAGCCTTTCTGTCAATGACTCATGCATTGTGTACAGAACTCACAAGGAGGGCAGGGAAGCTGGAGGATTCAGTTCTTATGTTTGTCCGTCATCTCTGATTCCAGCAGTGGCCATGGTGACTCAAAGCAAGAGATGCAGGCTACTGTTAtagtgtatatatgtatatatatatatatagtatatagtatataggtGTTTCTAGCAGCACCCAGAATAAAAGACCAGAAAGGACTTGTAGCCAgtgcatctctgtgtgtgtgtatgtgctgttgCTCATAGACTACCTTggttttttactttctttttactTACATGTCAGTTATTAACATGATCAGCCTCTTTTAGTGTAAGTACAGTTCTTTCTCCTTaatttgtaaataaatgattgGTGTTGtactattttttattgttactcGCCGTCAGTGGAGAAACCTCTACTTATACTCAGCACTGCAACATCCACACTGCTGCATTGTAGCCTCTGCACTGGTCAGTTGACTCTTTAAGCCATTTGTTTCCTATATTTAtcctgaggtttttttttttgctgttgccTGTATCCTGTTCTCACATTGTTTCTCCTGTTCCCTGCAGTCTAGTCTGTCCTGGTCCCTCCCCTGTGTCCTGTCCCTTGTCTCGTTAGTCCCTGCTCTACCTAGCTTCCACAAATTCTGCTCCAGACCTGCTCCTATTCCCAGCAACCAGTACTAGATTCCCCTGCTTAAATGAAAACCTTGTCCTACTGTGTCCCCGTCTCATtgcctgtgtgtctgcactTGGTTTACTCTGCCGCCCATGTAACAAAGGGATTCTTATCAAAAATTGTTACAGaaaaattatacatttctcTTTATGTATTGAAACTGAAAGCAGATAAGGAGTGCACCTGCAGACTCAGTATTATAGATACAGAGTACATAACAGAGAAGCCCAATTCTGTCAATGATTGGTCCATTGATCTCCATCCATTCAGAAACAGACTTCAGGAATATTTTAGGgcattttatgcctttatttgaGTTGACAGTAAAGAGCAGACAGGACGtgaagggaagagaagagaCACACTACAAAGGTCTGGAACAGTCAGCGTCCTAACCTCTCATCACAGCAGCTCCTCACAAGACATTTCCTACACACCTGTCCTGCTCAGTGATTTGATTGTTCACAATGGACTACAACAACCAGACATATAACCAGGATAGTCAGCTTAGTATAAACTATCAAATCTGAGATGGTGAACAAATTGATATTGTCTCACAATATTTTCCTGTGTAATGTTGAAGTCTGAATAACAAACAGATCCCCTACTTTTAGTGTTTTCTCACTCCCACTGAACCCTCTTTCTGTGTCCCACCCACACACCTTTTCTCTCTGCCACTTCAAGTCTCGCTGTTCATCAATAATTTGCGCATGGTCAGGACATGTGAGCTGTAAGCCTCCACAGCAGTGATGGACGCTGTGGTCCTACAGGCACCCTTAAAAAAAGAGGACTATAATAGCAACTGTATGTATTTCACTGCATTAGTCCAATTATCAGTTGTCTTCATTTCTGCCCAGTCAATATTTGATGTTGATATTTCCAGTACACATATGACTAAAAAGCAGTAGCTAAATTTAAGTAAAGATATTAAAGGGTCTTATCTGCTCCTTTGCTTTGCTGCTGTTGATGCAGCTAAAAACACTTTGCCTGTCCTGAGCAGGCAAGTGTGTATTTGGTTTGAGCAATGGGCATTTGGGACGGTCTTTTTGTAGTATACCAATAAGAACAAGAACATATGCATGAAGTCCTCAGTTTCACAACATTGGGGAATGGGACATTGATCTGTTTCGATTTGTTTCATTATGtaataaatgatcaaaaatatTACTAGATTAGTTTGCAATCGCATACTAGcccacatacatatacagtataagtaATGAAAAGATCAACAGAAAACTTAATGGGgatgaaattaataaaaatctgaaatttgGATTTAGAGGGTAAAAACTTGCTATTATCTACTTAATTTTCTCCTGTTATTTCTGAGACCTACTGTGAATGATAATAGTCACACCATCTAGTAGACTACTCCTTAATTTTATTACCTCCACTAGTGCAAGCtgtttattcaatatttttctatttgttgccaattttctatttaaaaaaaaaaaaaagtacagccTGTTGACACAATTTTTTAAAGGGTGCCTGCATGATTATATCATTCAATCTAGGCCTTCATATATTTACCTCCTgtagtggaagaagtattcagatcatttacttaACTGAAAGTACCAAAACAGTGATGCAAAAATACCCCATTAATATTAAAAGCCCAGTATGAAAAATAATAGTCTACTTAAAATCCTGGTTTCATCTGTAACAGTGTGTTGTAGCCTATTTTAACAGCTTGTTatattgtgtaaaatatgtTCATCTGAAAAGCAGcctaattattcatttaaactgtCAATTCAATTTAGAGGAATAGAAAGAACAACATTTCCCCCTTCATTTCTTGGGGTGGAAGTACAAAGTTGcataaaattgaaataataaGCAAAGTAAAACTATTTCATAATCGTTGCTACTAACAGTAAgtgtacacataaatacagccCACTTCATTACTTATGCAAACTAATGCAAATCAACAGTCAGGGCTCTTATCCTTCACTGTAAAGGTGTACCGACCTTGGCTGGTCAGAATGCCCCAGCAGGCCCTCTTCCTTTCCGGAGCATGTTCAGTTTGCGGGCCGGGCTCAGCGCCCCTTTTCCGGGACACCTCCGCAGCTACAGACGGAGCCTCTGCCATGTTCCCACGGCTGGACCTCACGCGCTTACGTCTCAAACACTGCACCAGCTGAGCGAGAGCCAGCTGACAGGAGAGCCAGTGGGGAGGGCGGCCAGAAacactgtgattggctgaacGGCTTTGTTGTTGGTGTGTTTAACACACATGACTATCTCACATGCGCGTCCACGTGTGGACATGAGAGCGTCTATTTTCGTCCTTGAAGTCTGGCAGGATTTAACTGTGAATCACATCAAGTCTTACCTGTTATCAGATTCCACTAGATCTCCTCATCACAACACTGTAGTGAAAATGCCAGTGCCAATTCCGAGCCATGATGGCTTTTTGGAGGTGgtgtattcattcattaacaTTGTTTAGATCtgtgattttcccaaaaaatgtatctaaagCTGGATTACCAACCCCACAAAGCCATTAATGTATGGATGTATTCTAGGATTTGGATACCAGACTCAAAGATGGCACCTATCAACTGAAATGAAACTAGTGCATACAAGAGCATGTAAGGACAGCTGGACCTTCTTGACTGGGGACACTGTAGCATACAATACGTGTGTTATTGTTTGGTTGGTAGTTTGCATAGTACTAGGACAAACAACCGATACGTACTCCTTCCAGATCCAACACaacaatcattttcatcatcaatagGTCTGATAACTATTTTCATTAACAATCAATTGATTGTTCATTATGTCAGGAAAAAGTGAACAAGTGAACATAGTCACATGACTTGTTTTGTCTAAccaacagtaacaaaaaaaaaaaaaaaaaaaaatctgattttatcaTTATGGCCAACTGGGAAAATGAGCAAATAAGATAATAAGAATTTGAGACTTTAGTACTGGTAATTCCTTGGCAATGTTGCATTTACAAAACAacttaaataattaatcaaaattGTTGCCTGTAGATTTTTGATTTATCATCTAATTATTTCAGCTCTTGAGTGTATAGAGATTTATTGGGGACATACTTTTGGCCTTTTGTCTATTCTGACGAGTGAAGATCATCAATAAAAGTTGATCATCATGGTCAGGCGGGAGGAATTGCTTTAATGAAGGCTACCTGAAGAGGACCACGCTTACAACTGACCCAATCTCATATAAACACCAAATCACCAATATCAGTCCTCCTATCAACTCTCCTTCAGCAAGGCTTGGTATGTATTTGgtattacacatacacacacacacacacacacacacacgcacacacgcacacacacacacacacacacacacacacacacacacacacacacacacacacacacacacacacacacacacacacacacacacacacacacacacagcaatgtaATTTAAGCATCTGCTGCTGAACTGTATATATAGATAGGAGCTTCTGACAGCAGCCTCCTAAAAGTAGGTCAAGTCAGCAGCCTCAGTCTGAATTTCATGCATAGCTTGAAAATAGCAGCTTAATTTACAAACGCATACTTAAATGTTTGAGGATCCTGTGAATTCACTTGGAAAATCAAGTCCTTCATATTTCTCAGAGCAGTTCTATGTACCAGGAGACTTTACTTTAACCTCCAGTTATCGTAAATGAATTTGTTGTATTTGGACCATTGTATTTGGTGTGTGGGCTTTTAAGGACTCTGGACTGTAGACTATGGAAAAAGCATGACACTAACTCAACCCTGATCTGATACCTTGGTTCTATTACTTAGCCATGGGTTGTATCAAACTGTGCAAAGATTGTTATGAaggtaaagaaagaaataagaaaaggaGAGATGGCTGCCtgtgtgggattttttttgtgggAAGTCATCAGAAGCACCTTAAAGTTTGATCTAACATTTACAGGGAACCAATGAAGGGAGGCTAGAATTGGTGTAGCATGGTCAAATGATCTTGTTTTAGTAAAAATTCTAGCAAATGTTTGAAGACGTGTAGTACTAGCAATTAGCAGGCCAGAAAATATAACATTACAGTAATCAAATCTGGTTGAAACAAAGACGTGTATCAGAGTCTCTGCATCAGCCATGGACAGGAAATAGTACATTTCAGCAATGTAATGATAATAAGTGAACAAATGTAGTCTTGGTGATTTCAGAAGAGAAGCAAGGATCAAAATGAATGCCAAGTGGAATAAGATAGCTGTTGAGAGTAAGTGTAACATGATCAAACTGGAGTCTAGCTGGGCCAGTGATCAGCATCTCAGTTGTAGTATCAtttcagtagtagtagtagtatcatcaTTATAGCAGACAAACTGTGTTCTAATAGGAGATAAGTAAGAAATAAACCAAACTTCCTATTCCAAAGGTTTGAAATAGTTAAGATGTTTAATTAAGAATTGCAGCCACCAGAGTTCACCTGGTCAAGGA belongs to Scomber scombrus chromosome 2, fScoSco1.1, whole genome shotgun sequence and includes:
- the asb5b gene encoding ankyrin repeat and SOCS box protein 5b — translated: MAEAPSVAAEVSRKRGAEPGPQTEHAPERKRACWGILTSQGSWADRSPLHEAASQGRLLALRTLLAQGYHANIVTIDHVTPLHEACLSGHVACVRALIHAGAYVNAATIDGITPLYNCCASGSVGCMDILLQNGAHTNTPYTHFPSALHEACKRGNSQCVESLLSHGVDPDYEVSHLGSPLYVSCLHRHTACSKILLHRGANVNIGRGNDSPLHAAVRQDSDDQVSVLLDNGADINLRDNNNQRPVELAPPGGKTQQLLRLFEVSPRSLSQLCRLQIRNLLGRSREKLLPLLPLPSRLTHYLEHT